ccgTCTTTCCGCACGCTTTTGTTTCCACTAacagtttaacttaaaaatgttaaaaccatAAGCtccatgttttttatatgtgttGCTATTAATCTACATgcgtgttttatatattattattcttGTATCAGCCAATAGTTATTAGTTATGTGTTGTTATTAAGCCTAAATCATAAGCTACAATGCagatatatttaatttgtttgcgACAGATATGACACGGCTGAGGTAATACCTAATTAAAACACTGTTATGGGCTTTTGCACTATAAATAGATATCTcagtattaatatatatatttatgtgtgtgtgtgtgtgtttgctTGTAACTTAACACATCTTAACACATCTAACACATCTTGTAACTTAACACCCGAAAGGCCATAAATGTAAAGCTATAGttattaatttaagtttaaacatattttacatataaggtttaaaataatgggccaatcctgggtTTAATCCCAGGACCCATAGCATGTCACattgcgggacctcacccacatagaatagaatctttAGGCAATTGGACTAACTAACCATCTGACTTTACTGACTACATTGTATTACAGTCAGTCGAACAACAACAGGAACAAATATTGAAAGCAAAATATGGAAATCTTGCCAAGAAAGGAGGCTCGAGTTTGTTGCAGAAGAGATTGGCTCagaagggtggggtaagtGGGTTTCTATGTATGTGGCTAGTAGGCATATTCATACTGTAGTTTGGCTCTTATGCATGTGTTTTTCTAAACCTTATGCTTTGCTCTATATGCAGTGATGTGGCCCAGGGTTtcaggtattttttttaaagataaaaactgATTTATTCTGGATGCACCATTGAATATATTATATGCGAGTATGATTCTGGACCTGATGCTTGGCTTTATGTTTTACAAGACAGTTCATTAGGGTTTAAGCATGTTTTAGTAGCGGTAtaggatttatttttagagACCAATGTaggtattaaataaaactttgccACATAAACCAATTATATATTTGCATGTTTGATTCCCCATAAGAAAGCCACTTTTCTTGTTTATACCTGTTGAAAAGTTGGTGTATAATAAACTGCTTAGAACTATCTCAGGCAACATTGTTCTtgtatacaaattaaaaatttgtccCGTGCACGCcaatttattaaacagaacCAAATCTGTACTATATTAAGTAGGAATTCCTAATATGACATGTGGCTTGGAAATGTAAGTGCTTTGCACAtcgatttttaatgatagtaCGCGTGCACAGGAAAAAACACTTGCACACGCGCAAGGGAAAAAAGGCTTTTATGCGCGAGATCCCTGTCATGTTTCGCATAGAGCTGAGACTTTAACTAATTGCGTTCTAATTTAATACTGTGTATAGCTTTGCAAAACTGTACGCCAATGCATGTATGTATGGTGGgttaatcaattaaaaaatgcatgtCGCATACCTCACAATACAATGTTTACAAGTCTGTCCCTTAAAGCTTCTTCAAACCACAGAACAAATACTTTGATTCTGGTGACTACAACATGGCCCGTGCTAAAGTTGGAGGGAAGCAGAAAATCCCCATCGAAGTCAAAAAAGAGGTCACTGGCGACCACATGCCCACACCGGATGAACTTCCAAGAGTAAGGAAAGCCTCGCAGAGCAGCCTGGTTATTCCTCAGCTGAACTGAACTCATCTTTGATTGTATTTTCTACACATCCAACAGCAGCACTGGCTTAATTGCTTTTACCCTTACAATATTAATagatattctgttacttctgctaccaggcataatgtaaataatcttttagcggctCTTTATTTCAAATGAACAGCTAAAAGATTATTCTTACATAGAGTTTAGTGCGGCAAATTCGTTGTTCTTACTTTTCAGTGTTTCTGTATTGCCCGAAAATGTTCCTGATGAGTCTGCAGGCCACAAATAACCTTCCTTTAACTCTCTGCGATTTTCGGAATAATTTTTCTATGTCGTTGACAATCTAGCTTTACCCATTAAAAAACTATAGAAATGTTACTTTGCtgtaaaaagaattttaaccTCTTTTTTTAGGACGCTGCGTATAGATcaatttctatttattttaattctggTTTTTTTCTTAATGTTCTAAACTGTATAAGAAGAAAGTGAGGCTAAGAATTGTGttgcaaaattttaactgTTCTGTGAATTTTCTTGACCAGCAAAACACAAACCAGATTTTCTATACGTGTTTGTAGATATGGAAACCTCACTTTCAGGAAAGTCATCCTTGCCTACAGCCTTCTGCCATTCGTTGTCCGTCCATAGTTTCAATGCTATCATTTGTACATAACaccaataaatgtttttaccaCTAAAAATGTTgctgaaactttttttgtgtggatctgggtatttaaataattaaatataaacaatttaagaTACACTCTTACAGTTACGGTCATATGCTGGACCGTGGCATAATGTTTAGTGCGTCGCCTCCAATCCCGAGGTAATAAGcccatctgtgttataaccagtGGTtatccggccacgcgaggataaattaattttaattcattcattcattcttggAAAAAAATCTGCGAACGTGTTTAATACTCATTTTGAACCCAAAACAAGTTTTcataatacttttttaaattttgatttatctcttcgaaaacgatagtgAAGATCATGGTATTTAAGCAACAGTaaaaccacagttgttaaaacacgttataGATAAAACGTGTGGGAAGGAGTAAAAAAGCGTAGCTGCTTAACCAAACTTCGTAATAAAACGTGCACGCAAAAgtgaataatatataaaaacagtattttaatGACAGAGTCGCCCAatgaatacaaataataatggCAAAGATATCACTCTACAATTTCGCAGCTATTTTGAAACGAATTCCGTTTGAAAAGTTGAAAGTTTTGGAAATCGCCCACGACGAGTTAACGTTATTTGGTCGGACCTTGTAATAGGGGCACTGTATGCGCTACGAGTATTTTTACGCCCTGAAAATGCCGGTATTTCTCTGAGCGCTGTGTTGTTGCTACGATTAGTCTTATTATCTCTGGAGGGAATCCCTCGCTGCGTTCTTTGGGAAGTGACACATCTACTCCGGAGGCCTCCGTTTATAAACGAGCACGGTAGTATAGAACTTGTAGATTGACTTCGAAATGTTTCTCGTTGGGTTCTATTTGATGTAGCAACGAGCTCCATTAAAGCAGATTTATACATCTGCCACGTCTCAGTGGCTTCCAAGGCCGCTCTTGCTTCTGTTACCGTTGGGAAGTCGTGGTTCTGTAAcgttatatacatataatacagTGTTGAACATTTTACGAGCacagatatatagtaggatgggaaaagatgggacaccttttcattctattttttcgtccaaattgttagtaaacaaaaaacattcaaagaattataaaaccgtatccccacgactcccgtaggccgttgttaattgtttaaaacacgataatgaaatatgggacataATGTGTGTACCATCTTAAACTTACCATTGCGTTAAGTTGAATAAGCAAACTAGCTGGTGCGTGACGTAGAAAGAAACTTCGTTTTATCCTGATGACGTCGGCACCTCTGCTTAGCAACGCTATTCGAGTGACGTCATCGTTGTTGCCGATCAAATCGTCAAGACCCTTCAAGAAACACACATCTTAGCTTTCGTTTTATGTCAACATTAGAGTGCACTAATTAGAAGGCGTAgtacagtggttagcacgGCTGCCTCTAATCCAGAGGCTGTGGGGtccatctgtgttataactactatGGCCACTACCGTGTTATATCGACAATTTAATGTGCTATAATTTGACGAGTTCGAGAAATTAACACCCAGGAGGATTATTTTACTTCAGTTTCAAACTTACATATACGTCGCCGACTTTTAACCTTCCCAGTTCTAAATGGGCACGTCGGTAAGTGGCTAGAGCGGTGCGTGGCGCAGGTCCAGGAGGTTGTTTCATTCTTCGATTGTGAAAGAATTGGCTTCCAGTGGTCACATCGGGAAAAGTAACCGAACTCGAtataatatcatttttattgtcAGTTTTAGAGCTTTGTGTTTTTGAGTGCGAGTCTCCGTTTGGCAATTTCTCTATATCTTTGTGCGTTCCCTCTTTTGCTAAGCTCTCAGTTGATCTGCTCAGTCGCTGCTAAAATCATTTGAAATCGCTAAGTTTTGGTTCATAGTGAACGAAATCAATaaccacaataaaaaaaaaagttacctgTTCGTTATTAAGAATTGGAATGTGTTCTGTTGTTGCCGCTTGTTGGTTACTAGAAGTTTGAAATTCGTTTTATAAACAGATAAGTTAAACGTTAAACATGACAGCCCATATTGCAAAAAATGACTTTCATTTCAAACGTTtcggttaaaaaaacaaatcatttttatttatgcaaGAAGTAAAAAGGGACGCTTATAACGAAAACGCTAacgaaaaatacaaaatagtgTTTCCACGCATAAGTTACACGCTGCTGTTGTAATGTTGGGTAAAATCTGGCCCAAATACCAGGTCCTTAAGGACACAGAATAAAAAGCACAAATAACAAACTTGTTAAAACGTACCGAGTCGTATAAGCTGGTGCTGTGTTCAAACGTGCGACAGGTTGGTACATTTTGAAAGCGGCCAGCGGCGGTTGAACTCTGCTGTATCTTCTATTTTTAGCGCAACCCAATTCTTGAgagttttgtttattgaacAGCGAACCCTTCCGACAAAATACATCGGCTACGTACTGCGTGCGAACCAGCCGACAATCGCCCTTGAATAGTTCAATACATAACTCACATATCAATACttgatatagtactgtggggtaagatcggAGTAAGATCCTtttgtacataatatccaaatatcctgatcatgttttaaacaattaacaacggtgtataggggtcctgaggatacggttttagaattattttaatgttctttgttcgctaccgaatgggacgaaaatggtataaaattatgccccatcttcttccactgTACCatacatattgtttaaaaataccgAACTTACAGTTTTTATGACATAAAGCCACTCGTAATCCGTGCCGCCAGGATAAACCACACTGTctttcctgaaaaaaaaaaacagttttaaaatgattgaAAGAATTGTAACTTACTTGATCCTCGcgtggaaaacgacagtcgttataacacgaacgttctgtttcgtacatctcgtgcccgcttacgagttatcacgtatgtgttactttgtggttgatatTACTTTTTGGTaacatataaaactttttgttttttaatggcAAGCTTAGCACTACAGTTAAAGTAAACCTACGGGTAATACTGCAGGTCAATAATATTGTGCTGGTTGTTCAATAGTTCTGAAGGAAACAATTTAAGGATTTGGTGTTGGGATAAAAATTCCTTCGCGCCGTCTGTTTTGTCTTGTCGCAATGTATAATAGTCCTGCGacaaaaaatgatgaaaattattttttgtccaGCTATAAAATAGTCGAAAAAAAACGGTGCAAAATTTGGTTTTGATCCAGCTataaaaaggataaaaaaacGTTGCAAACAAGCTTTTGTCCAGCTATAGAATAGGATAAAAAAAACGGTGCAAATTGAAGGTTTTTTCCAGCTataaaaaggataaaaaaaacgttgcaAATCAAGATTTTATGGTCCAGCTATAAAATAGGCGATTATAAAAAGAGAGGGAACACATATTAGCATACTTCTCTATCGAGTACGAAGCATTCAACTGTTCCCCTGCAAACCAAACTCTGTTTTCTTTCGCTGCAGTTTCTCTCCATCTCGTCAACCTGATCAAAAACATcaaatatagtttatattattaaaaccgCTCTTGTGTCTTCGTTATTATGGataaagagacaaaataaatttcatactTTCATTAACACCGTCGGAATTCAGTATTCGGTGTACAGCAAACACAGGTCTTAGTAACTAAAAGTTAATTATTTCAGAAATTTGTCTATACAGTTGTTTGTAGTCGATTTTATACACATAGCATCATAGTTGTGGAAACTTACACTCGTTGTTTTCCCCTTCGTCAGCACAGCCACTGTTTTTGATATGACGCTGTTACCCACGTGATACTCCTTTACTACCAGTATCTTTCCTCTTGTGACGTAGTAGAATCGATCAGGGGATCTCCCCTGTTGCGCAAGTACTCGCCCGTTTTCGTAACTGTAAGTTCGTAAATTTAAAACCCTAACCgagaggttacaggttcaaggcttgttgctgccaCAATTTTGGGCTTatacgtgtccttgggcaagacagttaccTACGATTGCTTTATTCAATGGTTactataatgggttgtctaaattgtcagctatatacatactataacgactgtcattttccggccacgcgatgataaagCTAGTTACGTTCATTTATACCTCTCGTACGCCACCAGCCGACCAAATTTATCCTCAGTTTCGTATGAGGTTGGCCCAAGCATCGTTCTAATTGCGCCATTTGCTCTGAGGAACGACGTCACTTTTTTGACATCTTTTTCTGTTCTGAAATCTGGAGGTGTGCATAGAATCATTCGGATTTCCCAACTTATCTGGagataataaacatatatttctgCTACCATGCACAATGTAAATAGGCTTTTAGCGGCTCATCTAGTATGGATATAATATACATGCTTAAAtacgtatatagtagg
The genomic region above belongs to Ciona intestinalis unplaced genomic scaffold, KH HT000094.2, whole genome shotgun sequence and contains:
- the LOC100175260 gene encoding cAMP-regulated phosphoprotein 19 produces the protein MSVSPDVVPTMEPVNKPYTETVPSISVEQQQEQILKAKYGNLAKKGGSSLLQKRLAQKGGNKYFDSGDYNMARAKVGGKQKIPIEVKKEVTGDHMPTPDELPRVRKASQSSLVIPQLN
- the LOC494407 gene encoding uncharacterized protein LOC494407 isoform X2; the protein is MDKMLDREFATPSPTKATWELGWQAPDNILKIEVFDNNRRNATTRKGASEFLRQKVMRMEASMALNGRRQSRKSVIFGSKYHPPGKLLDSFRRIVRSVMLLLRCFRMRKRIAVQSGELTFTHQIQTVDMSVVERSSISWEIRMILCTPPDFRTEKDVKKVTSFLRANGAIRTMLGPTSYETEDKFGRLVAYESYENGRVLAQQGRSPDRFYYVTRGKILVVKEYHVGNSVISKTVAVLTKGKTTSVDEMERNCSERKQSLVCRGTVECFVLDREDYYTLRQDKTDGAKEFLSQHQILKLFPSELLNNQHNIIDLQYYPKDSVVYPGGTDYEWLYVIKTGDCRLVRTQYVADVFCRKGSLFNKQNSQELGCAKNRRYSRVQPPLAAFKMYQPVARLNTAPAYTTRNQQAATTEHIPILNNEQRLSRSTESLAKEGTHKDIEKLPNGDSHSKTQSSKTDNKNDIISSSVTFPDVTTGSQFFHNRRMKQPPGPAPRTALATYRRAHLELGRLKVGDVYGLDDLIGNNDDVTRIALLSRGADVIRIKRSFFLRHAPASLLIQLNAMNHDFPTVTEARAALEATETWQMYKSALMELVATSNRTQRETFRSQSTSSILPCSFINGGLRSRCVTSQRTQRGIPSRDNKTNRSNNTALREIPAFSGRKNTRSAYSAPITRSDQITLTRRGRFPKLSTFQTEFVSK
- the LOC494407 gene encoding uncharacterized protein LOC494407 isoform X1 — protein: MDKMLDREFATPSPTKATWELGWQAPDNILKIEVFDNNRRNATTRKGASEFLRQKVMRMEASMALNGRRQSRKSVIFGSKYHPPGKLLDSFRRIVRSVMLLLRCFRMRKRIAVQSGELTFTHQIQTVDMSVVERSSISWEIRMILCTPPDFRTEKDVKKVTSFLRANGAIRTMLGPTSYETEDKFGRLVAYESYENGRVLAQQGRSPDRFYYVTRGKILVVKEYHVGNSVISKTVAVLTKGKTTSVDEMERNCSERKQSLVCRGTVECFVLDREDYYTLRQDKTDGAKEFLSQHQILKLFPSELLNNQHNIIDLQYYPKDSVVYPGGTDYEWLYVIKTGDCRLVRTQYVADVFCRKGSLFNKQNSQELGCAKNRRYSRVQPPLAAFKMYQPVARLNTAPAYTTRNQQAATTEHIPILNNEQQRLSRSTESLAKEGTHKDIEKLPNGDSHSKTQSSKTDNKNDIISSSVTFPDVTTGSQFFHNRRMKQPPGPAPRTALATYRRAHLELGRLKVGDVYGLDDLIGNNDDVTRIALLSRGADVIRIKRSFFLRHAPASLLIQLNAMNHDFPTVTEARAALEATETWQMYKSALMELVATSNRTQRETFRSQSTSSILPCSFINGGLRSRCVTSQRTQRGIPSRDNKTNRSNNTALREIPAFSGRKNTRSAYSAPITRSDQITLTRRGRFPKLSTFQTEFVSK
- the LOC494407 gene encoding uncharacterized protein LOC494407 isoform X3: MISLNMTTRKLRDRRLSLTYIAAPNGDPSVRIATLTGLDNIHKRMEASMALNGRRQSRKSVIFGSKYHPPGKLLDSFRRIVRSVMLLLRCFRMRKRIAVQSGELTFTHQIQTVDMSVVERSSISWEIRMILCTPPDFRTEKDVKKVTSFLRANGAIRTMLGPTSYETEDKFGRLVAYESYENGRVLAQQGRSPDRFYYVTRGKILVVKEYHVGNSVISKTVAVLTKGKTTSVDEMERNCSERKQSLVCRGTVECFVLDREDYYTLRQDKTDGAKEFLSQHQILKLFPSELLNNQHNIIDLQYYPKDSVVYPGGTDYEWLYVIKTGDCRLVRTQYVADVFCRKGSLFNKQNSQELGCAKNRRYSRVQPPLAAFKMYQPVARLNTAPAYTTRNQQAATTEHIPILNNEQQRLSRSTESLAKEGTHKDIEKLPNGDSHSKTQSSKTDNKNDIISSSVTFPDVTTGSQFFHNRRMKQPPGPAPRTALATYRRAHLELGRLKVGDVYGLDDLIGNNDDVTRIALLSRGADVIRIKRSFFLRHAPASLLIQLNAMNHDFPTVTEARAALEATETWQMYKSALMELVATSNRTQRETFRSQSTSSILPCSFINGGLRSRCVTSQRTQRGIPSRDNKTNRSNNTALREIPAFSGRKNTRSAYSAPITRSDQITLTRRGRFPKLSTFQTEFVSK
- the LOC494407 gene encoding uncharacterized protein LOC494407 (The RefSeq protein has 3 substitutions compared to this genomic sequence), which produces MYQPVARLNTAPPYTTRNQQAATTEHIPILNNEQQRLSRSTESLAKEGTHKDIEKLPNGDSHSKTQSSKTDNKNDIISSSVTFPDVTAGSQFFHNRRMKQPPGPAPRTAPATYRRAHLELGRLKVGDVYGLDDLIGNNDDVTRIALLSRGADVIRIKRSFFLRHAPASLLIQLNAMNHDFPTVTEARAALEATETWQMYKSALMELVATSNRTQRETFRSQSTSSILPCSFINGGLRSRCVTSQRTQRGIPSRDNKTNRSNNTALREIPAFSGRKNTRSAYSAPITRSDQITLTRRGRFPKLSTFQTEFVSK